One part of the Solanum dulcamara chromosome 8, daSolDulc1.2, whole genome shotgun sequence genome encodes these proteins:
- the LOC129901205 gene encoding uncharacterized protein LOC129901205: MAWFQSSNPRVQLPAQAQTRPVLDNDERIANDDEDAESLKLRPTDSNVTEDQNRDPFMGVKVRRKASFHRNYIGDYLDVPSRPYLMKILEKQGDKKVLFADKVLKFTSTGKMKRRILLITDFAVYIVDPDIDALKRRISLAAVEKLCLSELSDNFLAIIIPTEYDLLIASTRKTEIVSVLVDATRSQSDYELEVLLSNRFEYNATSELVKEIDFEETEEGARTRIVRK, from the exons ATGGCATGGTTTCAATCATCAAATCCGAGAGTCCAGTTACCGGCCCAAGCCCAAACCCGGCCGGTCCTTGACAATGACGAACGTATCGCTAACGACGACGAAGATGCTGAAAGTTTGAAGCTGAGGCCCACGGATAGCAACGTCACGGAAGATCAAAATCGAGATCCTTTCATGGGAGTAAAGGTCCGTAGAAAAGCTTCCTTTCATAGAAATTACATCGGCGATTACCTTGACGTGCCTTCTCGACCGTATCTCATGAAGATTCTAGAAAAACAAG GTGACAAGAAAGTTCTCTTTGCAGACAAAGTTTTGAAGTTCACAAGTACAGGGAAGATGAAGCGGCGGATTCTCCTTATAACTGATTTTGCTGTTTACATTGTGGACCCAGACATTGATGCACTTAAAAGGCGGATTTCCCTGGCAGCCGTTGAAAAGCTCTGTTTGAGTGAACTAAGTGATAATTTCTTAGCAATTATTATCCCGACTGAATATGATCTACTGATAGCCAGTACTCGGAAGACAGAAATTGTATCTGTCTTAGTAGACGCTACAAGGAGTCAATCTGACTACGAACTTGAGGTACTACTCTCTAATAG ATTTGAGTACAATGCAACTTCCGAACTAGTAAAAGAAATTGACTTTGAGGAAACTGAAG AGGGTGCGAGAACAAGAATTGTACGAAAGTGA